In Metarhizium brunneum chromosome 3, complete sequence, a genomic segment contains:
- the avt3_1 gene encoding Vacuolar amino acid transporter 3 has product MSLPKDTPNLDPGLSSPFPGQPRSFSSSLPREELTARLAEPVLPAPPPVRGASPVPGGDALQATEAPFTGGSSTQGPGVSALAAALSNSLGQSPPRHGTPAARISSPPPPSQSPALPTRADTPTHYGSLDSRSRLGPGSATGPYEDHEIVKRHLVQPSDAENPTSEESSPRGTIKGKQPTDVGAGKVNEEEFSSLQLQGGDVTRGIYKWTEQAEAKSKLNRSKSYDHMRPEPEEEVTDISAIKVPGGFRRDHLRRRAFSPSGQHAELGSSGAGSPGTLDQPRLFTSSFLEFLSIYGHFAGEELEEDDENLGPNEIWDSGEDRGGGDEEPTEDSALLGKKKRKRKVRGGSGKNSPMNAALLLLKSFVGTGVLFLPRAYLNGGMLFSNLVLLFVSILSYYCFVLLVTTRLNVEGSFGDMGGILYGKWMRGLILSSIVISQIGFVAAYTVFTAQNLQAFIHAVSDCKASITIPLLILMQTAIFLPFSLLRDIGKLGFTALIADAFIMVGLAYLFYYDIITLNANGLADIIMFNQKDWTLFIGTAIFTFEGIGLIIPIQESMKHPTKFPRVLFLVMVIITVLFTVMGAVSYAAYGSKTETVVLLNLPQDDKFVNGVQLLYSCAILLSTPLQIFPAIRIIETELFTRSGKYNPWIKWKKNVFRFFMVMLCSAIAWGGANHLDKFVALVGNFACIPLVYIYPVSQIFP; this is encoded by the coding sequence ATGTCTTTGCCCAAGGACACTCCTAATCTGGACCCGGGGCTGTCATCGCCGTTTCCTGGCCAGCCTCGGTCCTTCTCTTCGTCTCTTCCTCGAGAGGAGCTGACTGCTCGTCTTGCTGAGCCCGTTctcccagcgccgccacctGTTCGAGGCGCTTCTCCCGTTCCCGGAGGTGATGCATTACAAGCGACCGAAGCTCCATTCACCGGCGGAAGCTCTACTCAAGGGCCTGGTGtttctgccttggccgccgctCTTTCAAACTCTCTGGGACAGTCACCGCCCCGTCACGGTACGCCCGCGGCTCGAATCAgctctcctcctccgccatcTCAATCTCCCGCCCTTCCCACTCGAGCAGACACGCCTACGCATTATGGCTCCTTGGACTCAAGGTCCCGCCTCGGCCCCGGTTCCGCCACTGGTCCATATGAAGACCATGAAATCGTAAAGCGACACTTGGTGCAGCCTAGTGATGCCGAGAACCCTACTTCAGAAGAGTCGTCCCCCAGGGGAACTATCAAGGGCAAGCAACCCACAGACGTCGGGGCGGGCAAGGTCAATGAAGAAGAATTCTCCAGTTTACAGCTACAAGGCGGCGACGTTACCCGCGGTATTTACAAGTGGACGGAGCAGGCAGAAGCAAAAAGCAAGCTCAATCGCAGCAAAAGTTATGACCACATGCGACCTGAACCCGAGGAGGAAGTCACGGATATCAGCGCTATCAAGGTTCCTGGCGGATTCAGGCGTGATCACCTACGAAGGCGAGCTTTCAGTCCGAGCGGACAACACGCCGAGCTGGGTAGCAGTGGAGCCGGCTCTCCCGGAACACTTGACCAACCTAGGTTGTTCACGTCGAGTTTCCTCGAATTCCTGTCTATTTATGGCCACTTTGCTGGCGAGGAActtgaggaagatgatgagaacTTGGGACCAAACGAGATTTGGGACTCTGGAGAAGATCGCGGCGGCGGAGATGAGGAACCGACCGAAGACAGCGCTCTCTtgggcaagaagaagcggaAGAGAAAAgtccgcggcggcagcggcaaaaACAGTCCCATGAATGCCGCATTGCTGTTACTAAAGTCTTTTGTCGGTACAGGTGTCCTGTTTCTGCCTCGAGCTTACCTCAACGGCGGGATGCTCTTCAGCAACCTTGTGTTGTTGTTTGTGAGCATTCTTAGCTATTATTGTTTTGTTCTCCTGGTGACAACGCGGCTAAACGTCGAGGGCTCGTTTGGCGACATGGGCGGCATATTGTACGGCAAGTGGATGCGCGGTCTGATTTTGAGCTCCATTGTCATCAGCCAGATAGGTTTCGTGGCCGCTTACACTGTTTTTACTGCCCAGAACCTGCAGGCTTTTATTCATGCGGTATCCGACTGCAAGGCGTCAATCACCATCCCGTTGCTTATTCTCATGCAGACGGCCATATTCCTTCCTTTCTCCCTTCTACGTGACATCGGAAAGCTGGGGTTCACAGCCCTCATCGCCGATGCATTCATCATGGTTGGTTTGGCGTACCTCTTTTACTACGACATCATTACCCTCAACGCAAATGGTCTGGCAGACATCATCATGTTCAACCAAAAAGACTGGACCCTGTTTATTGGAACCGCCATTTTCACTTTTGAAGGCATCGGTCTTATCATCCCTATCCAGGAATCGATGAAGCATCCCACAAAGTTTCCTCGCgttctcttcctcgtcatggTTATCATTACAGTTCTTTTCACGGTCATGGGAGCTGTTTCATATGCCGCCTATGGATCCAAGACCGAGACCGTTGTTCTGCTCAACCTACCACAGGACGACAAGTTTGTCAATGGAGTACAGTTGCTGTATTCTTGTGCCATTTTACTCTCAACGCCGCTACAGATCTTCCCTGCAATTCGTATCATCGAAACGGAGCTGTTCACCCGTAGCGGCAAGTACAATCCTTGGATcaaatggaagaagaatgtGTTCCGCTTTTTCATGGTGATGCTCTGCTCCGCAATTGCCTGGGGAGGTGCTAACCACCTCGACAAGTTTGTCGCCTTGGTTGGCAACTTTGCCTGTATTCCGCTGGTATACATTTATCCTGTGAGTCAAATTTTCCCATAA
- the sec16 gene encoding COPII coat assembly protein sec16: MAAEPAGSWHPAMRPNSAADIVVPSDKSEAASSTDGNAAARQRTQSEEHDATESWFDNGHENENEANAWLISEDTEPAKLIDPAQPTDPLQPTEAAEVTGLAETHTQEEQQKSEDAAIAWLTNGDGDGGAKLLSDKGGHSPSAKEPERTSQDDHADGALACEVLNKEQARPEVDEAKETKHVAKGPSSTIAQHSSSMSFARTVSHEITFGDDDDGEWMLGRSDTDTFGFMPPSDRTNSFPVVPPISSSCEPNDALPLPPNQALDVMEEDEKEAEVEEDEYMMQSPEGDSSASWHRHVATRRNHAPSRSIGGEIADVATTAAASRFEEGIPLIPRREEEGEAPEATPDLFADEEANEDDFFSQVQNNDWDSNAKPLERKSTMQVMAAMNDAGTFSRQSTVEEEIIEEHADESAEGVALGVSETIEPASATDDLASKWEQAFGGDDNDDFLLDDPTVENKDIDAAAFLGSDDEGLLDDVLDEPVPAIQTSQPQKPAANPYASINSAVHQSTPYNATAATAVSAQYPSVIPYGGTAVHYGQTPALPQLEATKAQSFADKSKAGYASPYDLPTELVAKTVKPRKRPSLQHIPPERAPPPPRSASMYSPGQVTPGASALPASSAPPALAGQPPLGLTPETTEKAPAPALRPKGGFFEELPISSKPRPASRQSQRAPSPGQYAPGPPQHGPPPASRTAPALASTVNQPPTAQHSAGETQTTPGMAGLVAPPRVNPYSTLQSQSPSVTPPSSSSSRYSPAPAAQQGGGVSLSSRYSPAPSAGSRPNSSYGTGSSHNLPHLPRTSSPLAHFESSGTTDGQHHDRRTSSSFEPRLNRVSSLPPTREVDEEEDEEAVSPGNRSVSANHAAAADIAESRYSPASPVCTARYTPSLPSATNRPAAALSPTKRTNSYAPQPVTSSAQASFAPPPRAQTQSPGAMQNVGRKGSKSSESGPRPSSSHASTAPAMVKPAQSAYAPITRARGQSITNLLPPTDGREHDPLERWKGAPVMSWGVGGTFVTIFPKSIPRYAIGQSTPVTVRTVGEVKVRNIKDLDPLQDHLATFPGPLKGKSKKKEAISWLSAGIESMEKELPDVTFQSHLSLEDKRSIERLLLWKLLRVFIEHDGVLEGSPTVDKSVREVLTPETVGMQSEGAPLFTAADTTTAVTSMQADGVDSGAVEKIRLDLLKGDRETAVWAAVDKRLWGHAMIISQTVSSDLYKRVAQEFVRKEVNYPGHNNESLAALYKVLSGNYDDCVDELVPSHARAGLQLMSTENSSGPTKDATEGLDKWRETLTLVLSNRSNDDVRGLNALGKLLSSYGRAEAAHICFIFSRQLSVFGGLDDPKADFVLLGSDHHKQSDQFAKETEALQLSEVYEYGLTLAGGVTATAGAPHLAAYKLQHAVTLAEYGYRDRALQYCDAIASAIVSQTRRSAYHHPILEGSVEDFLARLKQAPKEASSSWISKPTMGKVSDSMWNRFNKFVSGDEDGNGQTGSDGDNGPFARIASSPNNSRPPSTSNFDVYASSSSFPSASAPPAAGAAATRYAPVPTAQFPTAHANPYVPAAQGQHVPLPTSTGSAQRYAPNPYEANYSGAPLAQPQTDGYQPVSYPEAAATSGHQPVESAAAHTQQQPAAAVRAATSAGYRPYSLQESPNIQPQPGADDADQGYQPPSYGYEPPQIVPVPVANDAQGTGDNSGYEPPSFQPHGYEPPPYQAHVEGDDAPKPKKKGFMEDDDEDIPAQRQPQESSKAEKDRENEEMFRKAAEEDAKRAASAASAKKGWGFGGWFGGGKKPEVNIGEAQAGKAIKAKLGEQSSFVYDPDLKRWINKKPGAENVETKKAAPPPPRGAPRTLSGTPLPAAPGTPPPAAGRSSVPPMPFRSTAGRLLTTAQSMENLAGASAMGAPPTGLSRSVSSNNTTSAPPSTGPPSRPATSMSNASSIDDLLGAPGPRKAGQKKARKSGRYVDVMAK, from the exons ATGGCCGCAGAGCCAGCTGGTTCATGGCACCCGGCCATGAGGCCTAATAGCGCTGCTGATATCGTTGTGCCCAGTGACAAGTCCGAAGCGGCTTCCTCCACTGATGGCAATGCAGCAGCGCGTCAACGCACTCAATCCGAAGAGCATGATGCCACTGAGTCATGGTTCGACAACGGGCATGAAAACGAGAACGAGGCCAACGCTTGGCTCATATCAGAAGACACCGAACCAGCGAAACTCATCGATCCTGCACAACCAACAGACCCCTTACAACCCACCGAAGCGGCAGAAGTGACCGGGTTGGCAGAAACTCACACCCAGGAAGAACAGCAAAAGTCAGAAGATGCTGCCATCGCATGGCTAACCAATGGTGATGGGGACGGTGGCGCAAAACTGCTTTCCGACAAAGGGGGACACAGTCCTTCTGCAAAGGAACCCGAGCGTACCTCCCAAGATGACCACGCCGATGGGGCTCTTGCTTGCGAAGTGTTGAATAAAGAGCAAGCTCGACCGGAAGTAGACGAAGCCAAAGAAACGAAACATGTAGCCAAGGGCCCTTCTTCGACCATCGCTCAACActccagctccatgtcctttgCTCGTACTGTCTCCCACGAGATCACTtttggcgacgatgatgacggggaATGGATGCTGGGTCGATCCGATACTGACACGTTCGGCTTCATGCCGCCATCGGATAGGACGAACTCATTCCCTGTTGTGCCCCCCATTTCTTCCAGCTGCGAACCCAACGACGCCTTGCCACTCCCTCCTAATCAGGCTCTCGATGTAATGGAAGAGGATGAAAAGGAGGCCGAAGTTGAGGAAGACGAATACATGATGCAAAGCCCTGAAGGCGATAGCTCCGCATCCTGGCATAGACATGTGGCCACCCGACGTAACCATGCGCCATCACGATCTATTGGCGGCGAAATTGCAGATGTAGCCACCACTGCTGCAGCGTCACGATTTGAAGAAGGGATACCATTGATTCCACGACGCGAAGAGGAAGGCGAAGCTCCAGAAGCTACACCCGACCTGTTTGCAGACGAGGAGGCAAATGAGGATGACTTTTTTTCTCAGGTTCAGAACAATGACTGGGACAGCAACGCAAAACCTTTGGAGCGGAAATCTACAATGCAAGTCATGGCAGCTATGAATGACGCCGGCACATTCAGTCGCCAGAGCACGGTCGAAGAGGAGATTATTGAAGAACACGCTGATGAGTCTGCGGAAGGAGTTGCACTTGGCGTTTCAGAGACAATCGAACCTGCGTCGGCAACGGATGACCTGGCATCCAAGTGGGAGCAGGCCTTTGGGGGGGACGACAACGATGATTTCCTTCTAGACGATCCAACGGTAGAGAACAAGGATATTGATGCGGCGGCGTTTCTAGGCAGTGACGATGAAGGCCTTCTGGATGATGTATTGGACGAACCTGTGCCGGCCATTCAAACCTCACAACCACAAAAACCCGCGGCGAACCCTTACGCCTCCATTAACTCCGCAGTTCATCAATCAACGCCCTACAACGCAACAGCTGCCACAGCCGTCTCCGCCCAGTATCCCTCAGTGATACCATACGGTGGTACTGCTGTCCATTATGGACAAACACCAGCACTGCCGCAACTTGAAGCTACCAAAGCCCAGAGCTTTGCAGATAAATCCAAAGCCGGGTATGCTTCACCTTATGATTTGCCCACAGAGCTGGTCGCCAAAACTGTGAAGCCACGAAAGCGACCAAGCCTTCAACATATTCCTCCCGAAAGagctccgccgcctcccagAAGTGCCAGCATGTATTCGCCAGGGCAGGTGACTCCTGGTGCGTCCGCGTTGCCGGCTTCATCAGCGCCTCCGGCATTGGCTGGTCAACCCCCTCTGGGCCTGACCCCCGAAACGACTGAAAAGGCACCTGCCCCGGCTCTTCGCCCAAAAGGCGGCTTCTTCGAGGAACTGCCAATATCATCCAAGCCCAGACCGGCTTCAAGACAGAGTCAACGAGCACCTTCGCCAGGTCAGTACGCACCGGGACCGCCGCAACATGGACCTCCGCCAGCATCACGAACTGCCCCTGCTTTGGCCTCGACAGTAAACCAGCCACCAACCGCTCAACACTCGGCCGGGGAGACCCAGACAACACCCGGTATGGCCGGCTTAGTTGCTCCTCCAAGGGTGAATCCGTATTCTACTCTTCAATCCCAATCTCCATCCGTCACACCTCCATCGAGCAGTTCTTCTCGATACTCGCCCGCACCGGCAGCTCAGcaaggtggtggtgtttcCCTATCAAGCCGGTATTCGCCAGCACCATCTGCTGGATCACGCCCGAATAGCTCATATGGCACTGGTTCTTCACACAACCTTCCTCACTTGCCGCGAACCTCGAGCCCGTTAGCGCACTTCGAGAGTAGCGGTACCACTGATGGGCAGCATCATGATCGCCGAACAAGCTCATCGTTTGAACCAAGGTTAAATCGTGTCTCATCCTTGCCTCCAACTCGAGAggtggatgaggaggaagacgaagaggccGTGTCTCCTGGAAATCGATCTGTCAGTGCCAAccatgcggcggcggccgacaTTGCCGAGTCGCGATATAGCCCAGCTTCACCAGTGTGTACAGCTCGTTACACACCTTCATTACCCTCTGCTACTAACAGGCCCGCCGCTGCTCTTTCGCCCACCAAGAGAACCAACTCTTACGCACCCCAACCAGTAACATCGTCTGCTCAAGCCTCGTTTGCACCCCCTCCGCGCGCCCAAACACAATCCCCTGGTGCTATGCAAAACGTTGGTAGAAAGGGGAGCAAGTCATCGGAATCGGGTCCTCGTCCTTCGTCCTCTCACGCGTCGACAGCACCTGCAATGGTAAAACCTGCCCAATCTGCGTATGCTCCTATCACCCGTGCTCGCGGTCAGTCAATTACCAATTTGTTGCCACCTACCGATGGTAGAGAGCACGACCCCCTGGAGAGGTGGAAGGGAGCTCCGGTCATGTCTTGGGGAGTCGGCGGAACGTTTGTAACAATATTTCCCAAGAGCATACCTCGCTACGCTATAGGACAAAGCACACCAGTTACTGTGCGTACAGTGGGTGAAGTCAAGGTTCGGAATATTAAGGATCTGGACCCTCTTCAGGATCACTTGGCCACATTTCCTGGCCCTTTGAAAGGAaagtcgaagaagaaggaggcaATTTCATGGCTCTCTGCTGGTATTGAATCCATGGAAAAGGAGCTCCCGGATGTCACATTCCAGTCTCATCTGTCCCTGGAGGATAAACGCTCCATCGAGCGACTCTTGCTATGGAAGCTTTTGAGAGTCTTCATCGAACATGATGGTGTGCTCGAGGGTAGTCCGACCGTGGACAAGTCAGTTCGAGAGGTCTTGACCCCCGAGACCGTTGGGATGCAAAGTGAGGGTGCACCGCTCTTTACAGCGGCAGATACCACAACGGCAGTTACCTCGATGCAGGCAGATGGTGTGGACTCAGGAGCCGTTGAAAAGATTCGCCTGGACTTGCTCAAGGGGGATCGTGAGACTGCTGTTTGGGCTGCTGTGGACAAGCGCCTCTGGGGCCATGCGATGATCATTTCTCAGACCGTCTCCTCAGATCTGTATAAACGAGTCGCGCAAGAATTTGTGCGCAAGGAAGTCAACTACCCAGGCCATAACAACGAGTCTCTTGCCGCTCTATACAAGGTTTTGTCTGGCAATTATGATGACTGCGTTGATGAGCTTGTACCTTCTCATGCCCGCGCAGGATTGCAGCTTATGTCTACTGAAAATTCTTCTGGCCCTACCAAAGACGCTACGGAAGGCCTTGACAAGTGGCGTGAAACATTGACCCTCGTGTTGAGCAACCGCAGCAATGACGATGTTCGAGGGCTGAATGCTCTGGGTAAGCTGTTGTCTAGCTACGGACGAGCTGAAGCTGCACATATCTGCTTCATTTTTAGCCGGCAGCTATCAGTTTTTGGCGGACTGGATGACCCAAAGGCAGACTTTGTCTTGCTAGGTTCGGACCATCACAAGCAGTCAGACCAATTTGCCAAGGAGACTGAAGCCTTGCAGCTCAGTGAAGTCTACGAGTATGGACTGACTCTGGCTGGAGGTGTTACAGCAACTGCGGGAGCGCCTCATCTTGCGGCTTATAAACTTCAGCATGCCGTAACACTCGCTGAGTACGGCTACCGCGATAGGGCTCTGCAGTACTGTGATGCGATTGCTTCGGCCATTGTTTCCCAGACACGCAGGTCTGCCTACCATCACCCCATTCTTGAAGGTTCCGTGGAAGATTTCTTGGCAAGATTGAAACAGGCACCCAAGGAAGCGTCCTCGTCCTGGATCTCTAAGCCTACGATGGGAAAGGTATCTGATAGCATGTGGAACCGATTTAACAAGTTTGTCTCCGGGGATGAGGATGGCAATGGCCAAACTGGGTCAGATGGTGATAACGGACCTTTTGCTCGTATCGCTTCTTCACCGAACAATTCTAGGCCGCCATCGACTTCCAATTTTGATGTCtatgcttcttcttcaagctTTCCATCCGCTTCTGCACCGCCTGCAGCCGGTGCCGCCGCGACTCGATACGCCCCGGTACCAACGGCCCAATTCCCTACCGCCCACGCCAATCCATATGTTCCAGCCGCACAGGGGCAGCATGTGCCACTGCCAACTTCGACAGGCAGCGCCCAAAGATACGCCCCCAACCCGTACGAGGCAAATTACTCAGGCGCACCGCTTGCACAACCTCAAACTGATGGCTACCAGCCCGTGAGTTATCCTGAAGCCGCTGCAACTTCTGGTCACCAGCCTGTCGAGTCAGCTGCAGCCCACActcaacagcagccagccGCTGCCGTCCGGGCTGCAACCTCTGCCGGGTACCGGCCGTACAGCCTTCAAGAGTCACCGAATATTCAACCCCAGCCCGGAGCTGATGACGCCGATCAAGGGTATCAGCCGCCATCTTACGGTTACGAACCTCCACAAATAGTTCCAGTTCCAGTTGCAAATGATGCTCAAGGGACGGGTGACAACAGCGGATATGAGCCACCTTCGTTCCAGCCACATGGTTATGAGCCCCCACCATACCAGGCCCATGTTGAGGGTGATGACGcacccaagcccaagaagaagggctttatggaagatgacgatgaggataTTCCCGCACAAAGGCAACCGCAGGAGAGTTCGAAAGCGGAAAAAGACCGAGAGAATGAGGAAATGTTCCGCAAAGCGGCAGAAGAGGATG CCAAGCGagcagcttcagcagccAGTGCCAAAAAGGGATGGGGTTTTGGAGGCTGGTTCGGGGGTGGCAAAAAGCCCGAAGTCAACATTGGCGAAGCTCAGGCAGGCaaagccatcaaggccaaacTTGGTGAACAGAGCAGCTTCGTCTATGATCCAGATTTAAAGCGTTGGATCAACAAGAAGCCAGGTGCTGAGAACGTCGAAACCAAGAAGGCCGCcccgccaccaccacgggGTGCTCCTCGCACTCTAAGCGGCACCCCCCTTCCTGCGGCGCCTGGCACTCCGCCCCCAGCTGCTGGACGATCCAGCGTTCCTCCCATGCCGTTCCGATCTACTGCGGGCAGGTTGTTGACGACTGCTCAGTCTATGGAAAACCTGGCTGGTGCTTCTGCTATGGGGGCACCCCCCACAGGCCTCTCACGGTCGGTATCTAGCAACAacacgacgtcggcgccacCGTCTACAGGTCCGCCCAGTAGGCCGGCGACCAGTATGAGTAACGCAAGCAGTATTGATGACTTGCTCGGTGCGCCTGGCCCAAGAAAAGCAGGTCAGAAGAAGGCGCGAAAGAGTGGCCGATATGTCGATGTTATGGCCAAGTAG
- the AIM32 gene encoding Altered inheritance of mitochondria protein 32, with product MPEGLDIDFKSNLNGVISGYAEQVLVCTGRDDWTSRIEDECDGDNLAADLKELFGRGGRYSDPFHNISVINSSFPSSIPPRSELHSTSAYLLPSFKYIPFLPRISFDSVEALAKGFLLPEKLHSAHDGLSPVHRDRLTRKEAYQGLLPGVQDVKDVLVLICGHGGRDARCGIVGPVLRDEFEQKLALRDFDVVTAPVEVNLAFGNTERIGGDVSGKSIARVGLISHIGGHKFAGNVIVYVPPGYEVQGGRPHPLAGCGIWYGRVEPKHVEGLVEETIIRGNVVEDMFRGGIDAKRRILRL from the exons ATGCCTGAGGGTTTAGACATTGATTTCAAGAGTAATTTGAATGGCGTGATTTCAGGGTATGCGGAACAAGTGCTCGTTTGCACGGGCCGTGATGACTGGACGTCGAGGATAGAGGATGAGTGTGACGGGGACAATTTGGCGGCAGACTTGAAGGAATTGTTCGGTCGAGGGGGGAGATATAGTGAC CCCTTCCACAACATATCCGTCATCAACTCCTCCTTCCCATCCTCCATACCTCCTCGCTCCGAACTTCACTCCACGTCAGCCTACCTCCTGCCCTCATTCAAGTACATCCCCTTCCTGCCCCGGATCTCCTTTGACAGCGTCGAGGCCCTTGCCAAGGGGTTCTTGCTCCCGGAGAAGCTGCACTCTGCCCACGACGGCCTGTCCCCCGTTCACCGGGACAGGCTGACGCGCAAAGAGGCTTACCAGGGCCTGTTGCCGGGGGTCCAGGACGTCAAGGATGTGTTGGTTCTCATCTGCGGCCATGGGGGGCGAGACGCTAGGTGCGGCATCGTGGGACCAGTCTTGAGGGACGAGTTTGAACAGAAACTTGCACTACGGGACTTTGACGTCGTCACTGCCCCGGTGGAGGTGAACCTCGCCTTTGGAAATACAGAGAGGATAGGGGGAGACGTTTCAGGAAAGAGCATTGCTAGAGTGGGATTGATTAGCCATATTGGAGGACACAAATTTGCCGGAAACGTGATTGTGTATGTTCCGCCTGGTTATGAGGTGCAAGGAGGCCGGCCGCATCCGCTTGCAGGATGTGGGATTTGGTATGGGAGGGTTGAACCGAAGCATGTGGAGGGTTTGGTGGAGGAGACTATTATAAGGGGGAATGTGGTCGAGGATATGTTTAGAGGGGGAATAGATGCGAAGAGGAGGATATTGAGGTTGTGA
- the CYC2 gene encoding Cytochrome c mitochondrial import factor CYC2 — translation MAAPFRIILRSSCKWTPKYSSIQPQAPILRIPKRFLCTTHTRKEARAFPSIFIAIGLIGTAAYYVLAPTSHKTLNSDSFIPYTITSRQPISPTSAIFTISPHHHDPSLPYLLPSSQEWKYPLWSVEFKQPEVQIARHYTPLPPADGENTKDGTLSFYIRAIGGGEMSTYLNRLGVGRDVYLRGPHKGFDVLKRLGEQKNVVFLAGGTGVVPGMQVAKAVLERDATTSVELLWAVRKREELQQCRQGGSSKPWWNFWSTAAPAELTAEVEEPSAMGKQLARMKARYGERLTIRVAVDEERTRFTERDIGEALASGGRALPSPGCQLHDQCLHVHASEFEDPDTKCQCSPADRPGKNLLMVSGPDGFIAYYAGDKKWIGGTLTQGTVGGVAGVLQRKNPVLANDWLVLKL, via the coding sequence ATGGCAGCGCCCTTCCGCATTATCCTGCGGTCCTCTTGCAAATGGACACCCAAATACAGCTCCATTCAACCACAAGCACCAATATTACGAATACCCAAACGCTTCCTCTGCACCACTCACACGCGCAAGGAAGCTCGTGCATTTccatccatcttcatcgccatcggTCTCATAGGCACAGCGGCATACTACGTCCTCGCGCCGACGAGCCACAAAACCCTCAACAGCGATTCATTCATCCCCTACACCATCACCTCCCGCCAGCCCATCTCTCCCACCTCGGCCATCTTCACCATTTCACCGCACCACCACGACCCTTCGCTGCCATACTTGCTCCCCAGTTCACAAGAGTGGAAGTATCCACTTTGGTCGGTCGAGTTCAAGCAGCCCGAGGTCCAAATCGCCCGGCACTACACTCCTCTCCCGCCGGCAGACGGGGAAAACACCAAAGATGGCACCCTGAGCTTCTACATTCGCGCTATAGGAGGTGGAGAAATGTCTACCTATCTAAATAGGCTCGGTGTAGGGCGGGACGTCTACCTCCGAGGACCGCACAAGGGGTTTGATGTGTTGAAAAGGCTAGGAGAGCAGAAGAATGTGGTGTTCCTTGCCGGGGGCACCGGTGTAGTTCCCGGCATGCAGGTTGCCAAGGCCGTTTTAGAGAGAGACGCCACGACAAGCGTAGAGCTGCTATGGGCTGTACGGAAAAGGGAAGAGCTTCAACAATGTCGTCAGGGTGGTTCGTCCAAGCCCTGGTGGAACTTTTGGAGCACTGCTGCGCCGGCCGAGTTGACGGCCGAGGTGGAAGAACCAAGCGCAATGGGGAAGCAGCTCGCGCGGATGAAGGCCAGGTACGGCGAACGGCTTACCATCCGCGTGGCTGTGGACGAGGAACGCACACGGTTCACGGAAAGAGACATTGGAGAGGCTCTGGCTAGTGGTGGGCGTGCACTGCCTAGTCCGGGATGCCAACTCCACGATCAATGCCTCCATGTGCACGCGTCTGAGTTTGAAGACCCAGATACCAAGTGCCAGTGTTCTCCTGCTGATAGGCCCGGAAAGAATCTGCTCATGGTTTCCGGCCCAGATGGATTCATTGCATATTACGCTGGAGATAAGAAATGGATCGGGGGAACACTGACGCAGGGGACGGTGGGCGGTGTTGCTGGTGTGTTGCAGAGGAAGAATCCTGTCTTGGCTAACGATTGGCTTGTTTTGAAGCTGTAA